The following are encoded together in the Osmia lignaria lignaria isolate PbOS001 chromosome 13, iyOsmLign1, whole genome shotgun sequence genome:
- the mRpS21 gene encoding mitochondrial ribosomal protein S21, whose product MGMPKHAQFLARTVMVQDNNIEKAARLLNSILSREGIFTQFRRTRYYEKPTATRRRINYEKCKAIYHEDMERKIQFILRKNRVDPYPGCS is encoded by the coding sequence ATGGGTATGCCAAaacatgctcaatttttggctcGTACAGTTATGGTCCAAGACAACAATATTGAAAAAGCAGCTCGTTTATTGAATTCCATACTATCGAGAGAAGGAATTTTTACCCAATTTAGACGTACTAGATATTATGAAAAACCTACAGCCACAAGGAGGAGAATAAATTACGAAAAATGTAAAGCTATTTATCACGAAGACatggaaagaaaaattcaatttattttaagaaaaaacaGAGTTGATCCATATCCTGGTTgctcataa
- the gudu gene encoding armadillo repeat-containing protein gudu isoform X2, whose amino-acid sequence MPPKKRKKEVKQISIEQLPTIEPDIPEVLEPEEPPKPLISVVTGEPYGPRVCCISEKKEEESSDDEPESESDDELKHDDVPQVPSEFWHIQKLIRYMKAGNQTATMVALCLLKDYDLQSKIIQKAIQGMGGLEILVNLLETKDLKCQNGSLTVLLRIASSTDMRRYLIDLGIVTPLIEMLRHPARNIQVLATETMAIIAKIRKARKQIRIRGGIPLILDVMDVPDNILKRPFDDLNETNQELVAVAIGCAKVLDSVSSSPKVKEELYKYGVVKLMERFLKSTCTSLIIPMMGTVQQCAILNVFQKAFEQTDIMPSVVRHLKKTDDVKLKENCALAIFNCGTNKVARDIVREASGLDMLCKLIQDKSVCANKHLLAAVTGGIWKCAISAENIIRFNQNGLVALLVPFLEEHEDEDVLAHVVGALAECCKDPANRNILRVNEGLPKLIKLLSSTYEPLLENIPLVIKECAQNEECMDIINDPEHILDGVRLVWSLLKHPSDVIKRNACLALVPCIKYAKDSPEMVRAFVGGLELTVSLLQSTDTAVLSAVCATIAEIATDPENLGILSDHGVVEELSKLVGTEDENLRANLTLAIAHCSEWGENSYKFGDLNAVAPLITYMTSKNKNVLRGVCIAAYHLSKNPTNCITMHSSGIIKHVLRLVGSDDPEVQIAAASTIRNIRKLALTAEKLHFKEINTLEETDFLL is encoded by the exons ATGCCGCCTAAAAAACGAAAGAAGGAAGTTAAGCAGATATCTATAGAGCAATTACCAAC GATAGAACCAGATATTCCTGAGGTGTTGGAACCAGAAGAGCCACCGAAGCCTCTGATATCAGTGGTAACAGGGGAACCATACGGTCCCCGAGTTTGTTGCATCagcgaaaagaaagaagaagaaagttctGACGACGAGCCTGAATCTGAAAGCGACGATGAACTTAAACACGATGATGTACCGCAAGTGCCTTCAGAATTTTGGCACATACAGAAGCTTATTAGGTACATGAAGGCCGGAAATCAAACAGCGACCATGGTGGCTCTTTGCCTTCTGAAGGATTACGACCTTCAGAGCAag ATTATACAAAAAGCGATTCAAGGAATGGGAGGCCTAGAAATCTTAGTGAACCTGCTCGAAACGAAAGATTTAAAATGTCAGAATGGTTCTCTGACAGTTTTACTTCGGATTGCATCTTCCACGGATATGCGACGATACCTGATTGATCTTGGAATCGTAACACCGTTGATTGAAATGTTGAGGCATCCAGCTAGAAATATTCAG GTTTTGGCTACCGAGACCATGGCTATCATCGCTAAAATCAGAAAAGCGAGAAAGCAAATACGTATACGAGGTGGTATACCTCTCATC CTGGATGTAATGGACGTTCCAGACAATATTCTAAAACGTCCTTTCGACGACTTAAACGAAACCAATCAGGAGTTAGTCGCAGTTGCAATTGGTTGTGCCAAGGTTTTGGATTCTGTGAGCAGTAGCCCGAAAGTGAAGGAGGAGCTTTACAAATACGGAGTGGTGAAGCTTATGGAACGTTTCTTGAAATCTACGTGCACATCTCTGATAATACCCATGATGGGTACTGTTCAACAGTGTGCAATCTTG AACGTATTTCAGAAAGCCTTCGAACAGACGGACATCATGCCCAGTGTGGTAAGGCATTTGAAGAAGACGGACGATGTTAAATTAAAGGAAAATTGCGCATTGGCTATATTCAATTGCGGTACGAACAAAGTAGCAAGGGACATAGTTCGAGAAGCATCTGGTCTAGATATGCTGTGCAAGCTTATACAGGACAAAAGTGTTTGCGCTAACAAGCATCTGCTAGCTGCCGTCACGGGTGGAATTTGGAAATGCGCTATAAGCGcagaaaatataataagatTCAATCAGAATGGTCTGGTGGCATTATTGGTGCCATTTTTAGAAGAGCACGAAGACGAGGACGTACTGGCTCATGTAGTAGGAGCCCTAGCTGAATGTTGCAAAGATCCAGCTAACAGAAATATTTTAAGAGTCAATGAAGGTTTACCAAAGTTG ATAAAATTATTAAGTTCAACGTACGAACCTCTATTGGAGAACATACCACTGGTGATCAAAGAGTGCGCTCAAAACGAGGAATGTATGGACATTATTAACGACCCTGAACACATCCTGGACGGTGTACGTTTAGTCTGGTCCTTACTGAAACATCCCAGTGATGTGATTAAAAGAAATGCTTGCCTCGCTTTGGTACCTTGTATCAAATACGCAAAAGATTCCCCGGAAATGGTACGGGCATTCGTGGGTGGATTGGAATTAACTGTTAGCCTTCTTCAGAGCACAGACACCGCAGTGCTGAGCGCGGTATGTGCCACCATTGCTGAGATCGCCACAGATCCAGAAAATCTTGGTATTCTCAGTGATCACGGTGTTGTGGAGGAATTGTCGAAATTAGTAGGAACG GAAGATGAAAATCTGCGTGCTAATTTGACTTTAGCAATAGCTCACTGTAGCGAATGGGGTGAAAACAGTTATAAATTTGGCGATCTGAATGCAGTCGCACCACTTATTACTTACATGACcagtaaaaataaaaacgttCTTAGGGGAGTTTGTATAGCTGCCTATCATTTAAGCAAAAATCCTACAAACTGCATCACCATGCACTCCTCTGGGATCATAAAG CATGTACTGCGGTTGGTAGGATCAGATGATCCGGAAGTGCAAATTGCTGCTGCATCTACAATTCGAAACATTCGTAAACTTGCATTAACAGCAGAAAAATTACACTTTAAAGAGAT AAACACACTGGAGGAGACAGATTTCCTTCTATAA
- the gudu gene encoding armadillo repeat-containing protein gudu isoform X1, whose product MPPKKRKKEVKQISIEQLPTIEPDIPEVLEPEEPPKPLISVVTGEPYGPRVCCISEKKEEESSDDEPESESDDELKHDDVPQVPSEFWHIQKLIRYMKAGNQTATMVALCLLKDYDLQSKIIQKAIQGMGGLEILVNLLETKDLKCQNGSLTVLLRIASSTDMRRYLIDLGIVTPLIEMLRHPARNIQVLATETMAIIAKIRKARKQIRIRGGIPLILDVMDVPDNILKRPFDDLNETNQELVAVAIGCAKVLDSVSSSPKVKEELYKYGVVKLMERFLKSTCTSLIIPMMGTVQQCAILNVFQKAFEQTDIMPSVVRHLKKTDDVKLKENCALAIFNCGTNKVARDIVREASGLDMLCKLIQDKSVCANKHLLAAVTGGIWKCAISAENIIRFNQNGLVALLVPFLEEHEDEDVLAHVVGALAECCKDPANRNILRVNEGLPKLIKLLSSTYEPLLENIPLVIKECAQNEECMDIINDPEHILDGVRLVWSLLKHPSDVIKRNACLALVPCIKYAKDSPEMVRAFVGGLELTVSLLQSTDTAVLSAVCATIAEIATDPENLGILSDHGVVEELSKLVGTEDENLRANLTLAIAHCSEWGENSYKFGDLNAVAPLITYMTSKNKNVLRGVCIAAYHLSKNPTNCITMHSSGIIKHVLRLVGSDDPEVQIAAASTIRNIRKLALTAEKLHFKEMYVSRFMCIYFILKYNVPIYCYIICRNTLEETDFLL is encoded by the exons ATGCCGCCTAAAAAACGAAAGAAGGAAGTTAAGCAGATATCTATAGAGCAATTACCAAC GATAGAACCAGATATTCCTGAGGTGTTGGAACCAGAAGAGCCACCGAAGCCTCTGATATCAGTGGTAACAGGGGAACCATACGGTCCCCGAGTTTGTTGCATCagcgaaaagaaagaagaagaaagttctGACGACGAGCCTGAATCTGAAAGCGACGATGAACTTAAACACGATGATGTACCGCAAGTGCCTTCAGAATTTTGGCACATACAGAAGCTTATTAGGTACATGAAGGCCGGAAATCAAACAGCGACCATGGTGGCTCTTTGCCTTCTGAAGGATTACGACCTTCAGAGCAag ATTATACAAAAAGCGATTCAAGGAATGGGAGGCCTAGAAATCTTAGTGAACCTGCTCGAAACGAAAGATTTAAAATGTCAGAATGGTTCTCTGACAGTTTTACTTCGGATTGCATCTTCCACGGATATGCGACGATACCTGATTGATCTTGGAATCGTAACACCGTTGATTGAAATGTTGAGGCATCCAGCTAGAAATATTCAG GTTTTGGCTACCGAGACCATGGCTATCATCGCTAAAATCAGAAAAGCGAGAAAGCAAATACGTATACGAGGTGGTATACCTCTCATC CTGGATGTAATGGACGTTCCAGACAATATTCTAAAACGTCCTTTCGACGACTTAAACGAAACCAATCAGGAGTTAGTCGCAGTTGCAATTGGTTGTGCCAAGGTTTTGGATTCTGTGAGCAGTAGCCCGAAAGTGAAGGAGGAGCTTTACAAATACGGAGTGGTGAAGCTTATGGAACGTTTCTTGAAATCTACGTGCACATCTCTGATAATACCCATGATGGGTACTGTTCAACAGTGTGCAATCTTG AACGTATTTCAGAAAGCCTTCGAACAGACGGACATCATGCCCAGTGTGGTAAGGCATTTGAAGAAGACGGACGATGTTAAATTAAAGGAAAATTGCGCATTGGCTATATTCAATTGCGGTACGAACAAAGTAGCAAGGGACATAGTTCGAGAAGCATCTGGTCTAGATATGCTGTGCAAGCTTATACAGGACAAAAGTGTTTGCGCTAACAAGCATCTGCTAGCTGCCGTCACGGGTGGAATTTGGAAATGCGCTATAAGCGcagaaaatataataagatTCAATCAGAATGGTCTGGTGGCATTATTGGTGCCATTTTTAGAAGAGCACGAAGACGAGGACGTACTGGCTCATGTAGTAGGAGCCCTAGCTGAATGTTGCAAAGATCCAGCTAACAGAAATATTTTAAGAGTCAATGAAGGTTTACCAAAGTTG ATAAAATTATTAAGTTCAACGTACGAACCTCTATTGGAGAACATACCACTGGTGATCAAAGAGTGCGCTCAAAACGAGGAATGTATGGACATTATTAACGACCCTGAACACATCCTGGACGGTGTACGTTTAGTCTGGTCCTTACTGAAACATCCCAGTGATGTGATTAAAAGAAATGCTTGCCTCGCTTTGGTACCTTGTATCAAATACGCAAAAGATTCCCCGGAAATGGTACGGGCATTCGTGGGTGGATTGGAATTAACTGTTAGCCTTCTTCAGAGCACAGACACCGCAGTGCTGAGCGCGGTATGTGCCACCATTGCTGAGATCGCCACAGATCCAGAAAATCTTGGTATTCTCAGTGATCACGGTGTTGTGGAGGAATTGTCGAAATTAGTAGGAACG GAAGATGAAAATCTGCGTGCTAATTTGACTTTAGCAATAGCTCACTGTAGCGAATGGGGTGAAAACAGTTATAAATTTGGCGATCTGAATGCAGTCGCACCACTTATTACTTACATGACcagtaaaaataaaaacgttCTTAGGGGAGTTTGTATAGCTGCCTATCATTTAAGCAAAAATCCTACAAACTGCATCACCATGCACTCCTCTGGGATCATAAAG CATGTACTGCGGTTGGTAGGATCAGATGATCCGGAAGTGCAAATTGCTGCTGCATCTACAATTCGAAACATTCGTAAACTTGCATTAACAGCAGAAAAATTACACTTTAAAGAGATGTACGTATCTCGTTTTATGTGTATCTATTTTATACTAAAGTATAATGTTCCTATCTATTGTTATATAATCTGTAGAAACACACTGGAGGAGACAGATTTCCTTCTATAA